In one window of Zhihengliuella sp. ISTPL4 DNA:
- a CDS encoding purine-cytosine permease family protein has product MARTAHADDFALSRVTPEARKPWFGIAVQRFGQVSALSQFLLGATLGYSMTFGEAVLAFLFGSIILEVIMCVVGFIGQREGLNTALLARWTGFGEIGASLVGLAIGISLIGWFGIQSAISAQSLDALMPGALPVWAWSLIFGLAVTAIVAFGFVGMQWLANITVPLFLILVGWSVISELTRHDIGELLTGPAPGPTMSVWAGTGIVAGGLIVGAIITGDMTRFNRSRADVIKQTVLGVSLGEFVIGLAGVLLAHAAATGDIVAIVTSSVGFIGLFIVLTGTLKINDWNLYSSTLGLVNFISTAFGKNLHRVTTTIVLGVVGSVLAAVGILGQFTEFLVVLSVAFPPIAGIMVAEYYVVRRWRPELDATRAAGTLPATAPRIVPATIVVWLVSSLVGYFVTWGIPSLLSLFLSMVLYIIAGKLGWVRGVGVATTRQANPVDSAPAAV; this is encoded by the coding sequence ATGGCACGCACGGCGCACGCAGACGACTTCGCGCTCTCCCGAGTGACTCCTGAGGCCCGCAAGCCCTGGTTCGGAATCGCCGTTCAGCGATTCGGACAGGTCTCGGCCCTCTCGCAGTTCCTCCTCGGCGCGACCCTCGGTTACAGCATGACCTTCGGCGAGGCCGTCCTCGCCTTCCTCTTCGGCTCGATCATCCTCGAGGTGATCATGTGCGTGGTCGGCTTCATCGGCCAGCGCGAGGGCCTGAACACCGCGCTCCTCGCCCGCTGGACCGGCTTCGGCGAGATCGGCGCCTCGCTGGTCGGGCTCGCGATCGGCATCAGCCTCATCGGCTGGTTCGGGATCCAGTCCGCCATCTCCGCGCAGTCGCTCGACGCCCTGATGCCGGGCGCCCTGCCGGTGTGGGCGTGGAGCCTCATCTTCGGCCTCGCCGTCACCGCGATCGTCGCCTTCGGCTTCGTCGGCATGCAGTGGCTCGCGAACATCACGGTGCCGCTGTTCCTGATCCTCGTGGGCTGGTCCGTCATCTCCGAGCTCACCCGCCACGACATCGGAGAACTGCTCACCGGCCCCGCACCCGGCCCCACCATGAGCGTCTGGGCGGGCACCGGCATCGTCGCCGGTGGTCTCATCGTCGGGGCGATCATCACCGGCGACATGACCCGGTTCAACCGCTCCCGCGCCGACGTGATCAAGCAGACGGTGCTGGGCGTCTCCCTCGGCGAGTTCGTGATCGGTCTCGCGGGCGTGCTCCTCGCCCACGCGGCGGCGACCGGCGACATCGTCGCGATCGTCACCTCGTCCGTCGGCTTCATCGGCCTGTTCATCGTCCTCACCGGCACGCTGAAGATCAACGACTGGAACCTGTACTCCTCGACGCTGGGCCTGGTGAACTTCATCTCGACCGCGTTCGGAAAGAACCTGCACCGGGTCACCACGACGATCGTCCTCGGCGTGGTCGGCTCGGTGTTGGCCGCCGTCGGCATCCTCGGCCAGTTCACCGAGTTCCTCGTCGTGCTCAGCGTCGCGTTCCCGCCGATCGCCGGGATCATGGTCGCGGAGTACTACGTGGTGCGCCGCTGGCGTCCCGAGCTCGACGCGACCCGTGCCGCGGGGACCCTGCCCGCCACCGCCCCGAGGATCGTCCCGGCCACGATCGTCGTCTGGCTGGTCTCCTCGCTGGTCGGCTACTTCGTGACCTGGGGCATCCCGTCGCTGCTCAGCCTCTTCCTGTCGATGGTGCTCTACATCATCGCGGGCAAGCTCGGCTGGGTGCGCGGCGTCGGCGTCGCCACCACACGGCAGGCGAACCCTGTCGACAGCGCCCCCGCCGCGGTCTGA